From Pedobacter sp. MC2016-14:
GCTATGGGGCTTTCGCAGGTCTACATCTTTGCTGGGGCTCCAAAGCTGACTGGAATCCGAATCCAGTGGAAAGGCAAAGTAGGTTTTTAGCTTTGCTACATCGTCATCGTTAACAGCGTTTCTAAAGTTCTTAAAATCATCTATCCAGGTCTCTACATCAGGATATTTTTGCGCAGTAGCTAATGTTGGTGTTACGGCAACACTCGCGACACTATCTGCTTTAACTGCCGGTTTTTTTGAGGTAGAGTTTTCATTGCATCCTGTTAAAGCGGCGAGTAAAAAAATAGTAAAGCAGCTATTTAAAGTGTTTATGGTGAGTCTCATTGTTAAAGAATGTTATTTAAGTAACTTAATAACACCAGGCACATATTTTTGTGTCGAATTGAATTAATTTATGGAATATCGGCATTACGCATCTACTGCATCAAACCTTAACGGGGCGCTAATGGTCAGCTTTAAGGTGACCAAAGAAGGGAAAGGTATGGATAAGTTGTCAAAAACAGGGCGATGAAATCGTCGTATCTGTAACCGCCAAGGGCATTGGCATCAATGCCAGTGATCATGATAAATTATTTGACAGGTTTTACAGGGTAGAGAGCGAAATAATGGGTACGGTGTCTGGCTTTGGTATTGGTTTGTACCTGGTGGCGGAGATACTACGCTTGCACAACACCAAAACTCTGTTAAACAGTGCTGAAGGTATGGGTTCTACCTTCAGCTTTAGCCTGCCGATACATGCGTAGCCGTATCAATAGGTACAGTCTTTAATTGTCCTGTTAGCTTACCAGGGACTAATTCCAGTTTCTGGTGAATTGTCGTCACTAAAGAATTGACCAGTTGGTCCCTCAGCACCTAACACGGCTGCCTTTACAACTCTGGCTGCGGCATCCTCTACAGTACCCGGTCCGGAATGGTGGTTAAAATCTGTAGCGGTATAACCAGGATCAACTGCATTTACCTTAAATAGTGTTTCACGCAAGTCGTATGCCAGGGTAATGGTATAGGAATTAAGTGCCGCTTTAGAGGAAACATAAACTGCTGCCTTAAAAGGATAATATTTCCAGGACGGATCATTGTGGAGGCTGAGTGAACCTAATCCCGAGGTTACATTTACAATCCTTGGCGCCGTTGAAGCCTTTAACAGATCAATAAATGTTTGTGTAACCTCTATCACACCAAAGAAATTGGTTTCAAATACTTCTTTAAATACAGTGATGTCAGTTTCCAAGGAGGTTTGCGGAAAGCTACCGGAGATACCCGCATTGTTAATCAGCACATCTAAGACTTTAGTTTTTGCACCGAGCAGTACTCTGGCGGCTTTTATGGTTTCGATATTGTTGACATCAATTTCTATAGGCTCTACCTGGTCTAAGCCTTCTGCTAATAATAGATTTACGGCCTGCTGCCCCTTTATCAAATCCCTGCAGCCCAGGTATACATAATATCCTTGTTGTAATAATTGTTTGGCGGTTTCAAAGCCGATGCTTTTGTTTGCTCCTGTTATCAGTACAGTTTTCATAATTAATTCTAATTTTTAATAGTACAAAACTACCGCACAATCGTTTCGTTAATGAAACACATCCAACGGTATTAATGGTACATTTTACGGAAAGCAATGCGGCACTCGGATGGAGTTATACCGGTTTCCCGCTTAAAAAAACGATTAAAGTAAGACGCATCTGAGAAGCCGAGATCGTAAGCAATTTCTTTTGAAGATTTATTGGTATGAAAAAGTAAACGTCTTGCCTCCAAAATCAATCGATCATGAATGTGTTTTATGGCGGGTTTGCCGCTTTGCATTTTAACTACTTCACTCAAGTGGCCTGCAGAAATATTTAATAGCGATGCATAATCCCCTACTTCATGCAGCTCATGATAGCATTGGTCAACCTTAGCCTGAAACTTTCTTAACAATAACTTGTCTATGGCGTTATCATCGTCCTTAAATTGTTCGTTATATAATCTACTTAAATAAGTAAGTAACAACACCAAATGGGCACTTAACATTCGCTGTTGCCAATCTCCCGGTTGCTGATACTCTACATTAATCTTGGTGAGTATATCTTCAACAAAAAGTACGTCGGCTGCGGAAAGCAACAACTCATGTGCATCTTTAGCATTTTGAATAAGGGGCAATCTGTTTAACGCATCATTACCCTGAGTCAATAGAAATTCGCGTGTAAAGGCAATTCCCGTGGCCCACAATTGCTCTACCCCCTCTTTTACGATGACCTGATTTGGTCCCATAAAGTAAATGGTATTGTCTTTTAACACATAAGACGACATGTCAATCCAATGTCTACTGCCGCCACGTCTCATAAAAACCAGCAAATAATGATCTTTCCGGTGCGGAACGAGTAAATCACCTTGATCTGGCAAATCACCTTCAAAGTTATATACCCTGAACTGCTTGTTGCCGGTCTCATCGGCTTCTAAAGAATAAAGCGGTAACTGCGGATTGGGACTTATTACTTCCATAACTCAATAGTACGATTAATTTTTAAAGCCTTTATTTATCTTTGCCTAACGCTAAGCCGATGTTTGAATTAGTAGAGCTATTTTTTTGCCTGCTTGAACCAGAACCGAAAAGTAAAATTGGAGAATACATAAAATATTCACTCATCTTTCTGGTAGTGCTTACATTTATAATATGTGCGGCTTTGAAAGTCTATAATTGGATAATTAGGCTTTAATGACTTAAGAATGTCGCAAAAAAGACGTAAAGAATTACGATTTATAAAAATACCTTTGCTGTCATAATTAACGATCTATTGACGGTAAAAATGAAAAATCAAGAACTTGGAGAAAAAATTAAGGCGTTGCGCCTACGTAATGGCTTAAGTCAGGAAGAACTTGCTGAAAGGGCTCAACTAAGTTTGCGCACAATTCAACGAATTGAAAGTGGTGAAACAGCGCCAAGGGGTGACACCTTAATTAGGCTGGCAGCAGCATTAAAAGTAGATACAGAAGCGCTGACCGATACTACGCTTAATGAAGTAGAGGCAGAAGATAGACGTTTCCTGGCGCTACTAAATTTATCAGCATTGAGTTTTATCATATTTCCCCTACTTGGCATTATAGTTCCACTAATATTATGGATTTTAAAAAGAGACGAAATTGAAGGGGTTGATGAAACGGGCAAAAAGATCCTTAACTTTCAAGTATCGTGGTCTATCATCAGATCAATTATGATTGCAACGTTATTTCGGAAGTTCATGTTTCAAGTGACCGTAATACCACTTTTTACGACTACACCGCCACAATCAAACTTTTTTGAAAATAGCGTCATCGTTCTCATTTGTGCTTATGCATTTAATGCATTCATGATTATTTATAACGTCATAAGGGCACTAAATGACCAACCTGTAGTCTATCAGCCGGCCTTTAGATTGCTTAAATAGGATTATTACATAATACCTAAATAGAAATAAAAAAGACCACATCATTAGCGATATGGTCTTTTTTATTGAAATGAATTAACACCAGATTTAATTTTGCCTAACGGTATTTGTAAAAGCCTGAATCATTTTTTTACGTTCTTCCTGCTTTTTTAAAAACTCCTCTTGCTTGCCCTCCATCACTTTGATAAAAGCAAGTTCAGTTCTGGCTTTTTCCAATGCGGCGGCATCGTCAAGACGTTCTAAAATCTTTACTTTGGCGTCCATAATTTTTGCCAGATAAGGCATATTAAAGGTAAAATCATTGTTGAAGGTAAACGATACCCAGTTTAGTGCACTCTTAAAAACCTCTTTGTCTGTACAATCACTTTCCAAAACTTTTTGGTACCATTGCGAAGATATGCCCCCAACAACATTTTTGTAAAGACCGCTTTCTATGAGTGAGTTGATTTTTGCAGCGTACCCCTTCCAATCTTTCTGGTACATAAAAACTTTTACCCGCATACCCTCCAAAAGCATGTCCCTTTCAGAAAACTTCTCCTTATCTAACAAGGTGCCGAACTGTTTAAAAGCCACCTCATCAAATTTCTTTCCCTTTATCACAGGTAATAAAAGTGAGCT
This genomic window contains:
- a CDS encoding helix-turn-helix domain-containing protein, which produces MKNQELGEKIKALRLRNGLSQEELAERAQLSLRTIQRIESGETAPRGDTLIRLAAALKVDTEALTDTTLNEVEAEDRRFLALLNLSALSFIIFPLLGIIVPLILWILKRDEIEGVDETGKKILNFQVSWSIIRSIMIATLFRKFMFQVTVIPLFTTTPPQSNFFENSVIVLICAYAFNAFMIIYNVIRALNDQPVVYQPAFRLLK
- a CDS encoding AraC family transcriptional regulator, which codes for MEVISPNPQLPLYSLEADETGNKQFRVYNFEGDLPDQGDLLVPHRKDHYLLVFMRRGGSRHWIDMSSYVLKDNTIYFMGPNQVIVKEGVEQLWATGIAFTREFLLTQGNDALNRLPLIQNAKDAHELLLSAADVLFVEDILTKINVEYQQPGDWQQRMLSAHLVLLLTYLSRLYNEQFKDDDNAIDKLLLRKFQAKVDQCYHELHEVGDYASLLNISAGHLSEVVKMQSGKPAIKHIHDRLILEARRLLFHTNKSSKEIAYDLGFSDASYFNRFFKRETGITPSECRIAFRKMYH
- a CDS encoding ATP-binding protein; this translates as MVVSVTAKGIGINASDHDKLFDRFYRVESEIMGTVSGFGIGLYLVAEILRLHNTKTLLNSAEGMGSTFSFSLPIHA
- a CDS encoding SDR family oxidoreductase, which gives rise to MKTVLITGANKSIGFETAKQLLQQGYYVYLGCRDLIKGQQAVNLLLAEGLDQVEPIEIDVNNIETIKAARVLLGAKTKVLDVLINNAGISGSFPQTSLETDITVFKEVFETNFFGVIEVTQTFIDLLKASTAPRIVNVTSGLGSLSLHNDPSWKYYPFKAAVYVSSKAALNSYTITLAYDLRETLFKVNAVDPGYTATDFNHHSGPGTVEDAAARVVKAAVLGAEGPTGQFFSDDNSPETGISPW